A window of Nonomuraea angiospora genomic DNA:
CTCTGGCCAGCAGCAGCGCGCCGGCCCCCATCGGGCCGCCGACCTTGTGACCGGTCAGCGTGAGCGCGTCGACCCCCGAGGCCGAGAACGACACGGGCAGCTGCCCCACCGCCTGGACCGCGTCGGTGTGGAACGGGATGCCGTGGTCATGGGCGATGGCCGCCAGCACGTGGACGGGCTGGACCGTGCCGACCTCGTTGTTGGCCCACATGACGCTGATCATGGCCACGTCGTCGGGGTCGCGCTCGATGGCCGCGCGCAGCGTCTCGGGGCGGACCCGGCCGTACGCGTCCACGTCGAGCAGCTCGACCTCGGCGCCCTGGCTGTCGGCCAGCCAGTGGGCGGGGTCGAGCGCGGCGTGGTGCTCCACCGAGCTGATCAGCACGCGCCGCTTCGGACGGCGCGACCAGTAGAGCCCCTTGATCGCGAGGTTGTCGGCCTCGGTGCCGCCCGAGGTGAACACAACCTCGCTGGGCCGGGCGCCGAGCGCGTCGGCGATCGTCTCGCGCGCCTCCTCGACCACCCTGCGCGTCCGGCGTCCCGCGGCGTGCAGCGAGGAGGCGTTGCCGACGCAGGTGAGCTGCTCCGTCATGGCCTCGATCGCCTCGGGCAGCATGGGCGTGGTAGCCGCATGATCAAGATAGGCCGACGGTCTGGTCACCCGATCAGCGTATCTCGTTTGCTACTGTACCGTCCGGACGGTACAGTAGCGGCATGCGAAGAGACGAGCTTTTGGATGCGGCAGAGGACCTGCTCTGCGACCAGGGCTCGTCCGCACTCACCCTGGCCGCCGTGGCGGACCGGGCAGGGGTCAGCAAGGGCGGCCTCCTCTATCACTATGGCACCAAAGAAGCCCTGATCAAGGGCATGGTGGAGCGCCTGATCGAGGACTTCGACCAGCTCATGGCCGCGCAGTCCGGGGAGACCTACACCGAGCGCTACCTGCACGCCACGCTGGCCGCCGTCCGCTCCGGACGGCTACGACGATGGGCCGTGGTCACGGGCGCCTCGGGCAACCTCTTCCTGCTCGCGCCGCTACGCGAGGCGATGGCCCGCTGGCATCGCGAGGGGTTGGGCGAGGAGCCGGATCCGCGGGCGTCGCAGATCGTACGACTGGCGTGTGAAGGGCTCTGGGACGTGGCCAGCCACGACCCGGAGCTCAACACGGAGGACGATCTCCAGGCGCTCGAGACCCGGATGAAAGCGCTGCTCAAACCCCCTTCCTGAGCCCTGACCCGCCCGCCTCCCCGCCGTGGGGACGCGGGTCCGCCGACGCCTTCCCCGCTGCCCGCTGAGACGACAGCCGCTCCGATCCGGAGCGCCGCCCGCCTGGAGCGCGGCCTGCCCGAGGCCGAGGCCACGATCGAGCCGACCCCCGGACCGGCCCCCGACCCGGGTGCTCGGCCCATGACGGTGCTCGGTTGCCGAGTACGAGCGGGTCGGCGGAACCCGTCGGGGTCACAACCGTCCAGCCGAACCCCCCTCCCCCACCCCGCCATGCCGCGCACGTCGGGGCGGCATGGCGACCTAAATATGGCGAAATAGTGCGAATTCTTATGAGGTGTTAAACGATGACCCGTTCCCTGAGGAATGCCCGTTACGGGGCGGTTCTGACGTTTGTGCTGGGCGGACTGATGGTGGGCACCATGACGGTGCGCATCCCGGCGTTGACCGACAAGCTCGGCCTGTCCGAGGCGACGGTCGGCGCCGTCCTCCTCGTGTGGGGCCTGGGCGCGCTGGTGACGATGCAGTCCATGCGCCGGATCATGGCCCGCGCGGGCAGCCGGGCGGTGCTGCGGATCGGCGGCCCGCTCACCGCGCTGGGACTCGTCGCCGTGGCGTTCGCCCCGAACCTCCCCTCGCTCATGGTGGCCGTGGCGTTCTTCGGCATGGCGTTCGGCACCGTGGACGTGGCCATGAACGCCCAGGGCTCCACGGTCGAGCAGGCGTACGGACGGCCGCTGATGAACGGCATGCACGCGGGCTGGTGCGTGGGCGCCATCTCGGCGGGCGCGCTGGGCAGCCTGGCGATCGCCGTGGGGCTGCCGTTCACCGCCAACGTCGCGCTGATCGGCCTGGTCTCGCTGCCCGTCATGGTCCTGATCGGCCGTACGTACCTGCCCGAGCCCCCGGCGGCCGGAACCGCGACGGCGGCCCGCCGGCGCATGCCGCCGATCGTCTACCTGCTGGGCGCGATCATGTTCTTCGCGTTCATGGTCGAGGGCACGGTCGCCGACTGGAACGGCCTCTACATGCGCGACGAGCTGGGCGCCCCCGAGGCGCTGGCCGCCCTCGGCTACCCGGTCTTCGAGATGGGCATGCTGATCGCCAGGCTCACCGGTGACCGGCTGCGGACCAGGTTCGGCGTGCGGGGCATGCTGACCGTCTCCGGGGTGGCGACGGCCGGGTTCTTCGCGGTGGTGCTGATGGCGCCGGCGGCGCTGGTGGCGGTGTTCGCGATGTTCTTCGTCGGGCTCGGCGTGGCGACGATCTCGCCGCTCACCCTGTCGCTGGCGGGCACCGCGACCGACTCCCCAGGACCGGCGATCGCCCAGGCGGGCGCCATGGGGTACGCCGGCCTGCTGCTCGGGCCCGTCGTGATCGGCTTCATCTCGGACGCCACGACGCTGCGTACCGCGCTCGGCATCGGCGTCGTCCTGGGCGTGCTGATCGCGGCCGCCTCCCGCCTCCTCCCCCGCAGGGAGCCCGCCGCGATGGCCCCGGCCGTCACGCTCCCGGACCGCGAACCCGTCGAGGTCGCGGCCTGACCTCCGCCGCCGTGATCACGGCGCTCTCCTAAGAGTTCTCTGTGGACCGGCGGCGGGCGGCACCGCGCACGCCCACGTGGGAGCGCCCCGGCTCACAGACAACTCACAGACTCCTCAGAACTCCCCCAACCGCCGCCCGCACGCTGGACCCATGATCCAGCTCGACGGACTGACCAAACGCCACGGCGACGTGCTCGCCGTGGACGATCTCACCTTCACGGTGCGCCCGGGACTCGTCACCGGCTTCCTGGGCCCGAACGGCGCGGGCAAGACCACCACGATGCGCATGATCCTCGGACTCGACCTGCCCACCTCCGGCACCGCCACGATCA
This region includes:
- a CDS encoding MFS transporter, with the translated sequence MTRSLRNARYGAVLTFVLGGLMVGTMTVRIPALTDKLGLSEATVGAVLLVWGLGALVTMQSMRRIMARAGSRAVLRIGGPLTALGLVAVAFAPNLPSLMVAVAFFGMAFGTVDVAMNAQGSTVEQAYGRPLMNGMHAGWCVGAISAGALGSLAIAVGLPFTANVALIGLVSLPVMVLIGRTYLPEPPAAGTATAARRRMPPIVYLLGAIMFFAFMVEGTVADWNGLYMRDELGAPEALAALGYPVFEMGMLIARLTGDRLRTRFGVRGMLTVSGVATAGFFAVVLMAPAALVAVFAMFFVGLGVATISPLTLSLAGTATDSPGPAIAQAGAMGYAGLLLGPVVIGFISDATTLRTALGIGVVLGVLIAAASRLLPRREPAAMAPAVTLPDREPVEVAA
- a CDS encoding TetR/AcrR family transcriptional regulator yields the protein MRRDELLDAAEDLLCDQGSSALTLAAVADRAGVSKGGLLYHYGTKEALIKGMVERLIEDFDQLMAAQSGETYTERYLHATLAAVRSGRLRRWAVVTGASGNLFLLAPLREAMARWHREGLGEEPDPRASQIVRLACEGLWDVASHDPELNTEDDLQALETRMKALLKPPS
- a CDS encoding cysteine desulfurase family protein, yielding MTRPSAYLDHAATTPMLPEAIEAMTEQLTCVGNASSLHAAGRRTRRVVEEARETIADALGARPSEVVFTSGGTEADNLAIKGLYWSRRPKRRVLISSVEHHAALDPAHWLADSQGAEVELLDVDAYGRVRPETLRAAIERDPDDVAMISVMWANNEVGTVQPVHVLAAIAHDHGIPFHTDAVQAVGQLPVSFSASGVDALTLTGHKVGGPMGAGALLLARGLTPVSVQHGGGQERDVRSGTLDAPAIAGLAAAVSTAVKEQEALARRLTSLRDELIQRVRQAVPDVVLNGDPTDRLPGNAHFSFPGCEGDALLMLLDAKGVECSTGSACSAGVAQPSHVLLAMGAEAAAARGSLRFTLGHTSTRDDVDRLIEVLPAAVERARRAGLS